One window of Streptomyces sp. NBC_00273 genomic DNA carries:
- a CDS encoding sigma-70 family RNA polymerase sigma factor, with protein sequence MRDDEALGSPAATGPTGAAKGGSAGGVSALVRRAVEGDEQATHDLLAFVHPLAIRYCRTRLSRLPGDARHFVEDLAQEVCVAVLMALPRYRDTGRPFEAFVFAIAAHKVADLQRAAMRHPGSTAVPSDEMPERPDDSLGPEERALLSSDAAWAKKLLANLPENQRELLVLRVAVGLTAEETGQMLGMSPGAVRVAQHRALSRLRALAEQ encoded by the coding sequence ATGCGCGACGACGAGGCCCTGGGGTCACCCGCGGCCACAGGCCCGACCGGCGCCGCCAAAGGCGGCAGTGCCGGGGGCGTCAGCGCGCTCGTGCGCAGGGCGGTGGAGGGTGACGAGCAGGCCACGCACGACCTGCTCGCCTTCGTGCACCCCCTCGCGATCCGCTACTGCCGCACCCGGCTCTCGCGATTGCCGGGTGACGCTCGTCACTTCGTGGAGGACCTGGCGCAGGAGGTTTGCGTCGCCGTTCTGATGGCGCTGCCGCGCTACCGGGACACCGGGCGGCCCTTCGAGGCCTTCGTCTTCGCGATCGCCGCGCACAAGGTCGCCGACCTGCAGCGGGCCGCCATGCGGCACCCGGGCAGCACGGCCGTGCCCTCCGACGAGATGCCGGAGCGGCCCGACGACTCGCTGGGCCCGGAGGAGCGCGCGCTGCTCAGCAGCGACGCCGCCTGGGCCAAGAAGCTGCTGGCCAACCTTCCGGAGAACCAGCGCGAGCTCCTCGTCCTGCGGGTGGCCGTCGGGCTGACCGCGGAGGAGACCGGGCAGATGCTCGGAATGTCCCCGGGGGCCGTGCGCGTGGCCCAGCACCGCGCGCTCAGCCGGCTGCGGGCACTCGCCGAGCAGTAG
- a CDS encoding response regulator transcription factor translates to MTSVLVCDDSPLAREALRRAVATVPGVERVTTAANGEEVLRRWGADRSDLILMDVRMPGLGGVETVRRLLSADPGARIIMLTVAEDLDGVALAVAAGARGYLHKDASRAELRATVTQALADPTWRLAPRRLRSAEMGAAPTLTAREIQVLEGMSHGRSNAEIGRELFLSEDTVKTHARRLFKKLGASDRAHAVALGFRWGLVR, encoded by the coding sequence ATGACATCCGTCCTCGTCTGCGACGACTCCCCGCTTGCCCGAGAGGCGCTCCGTCGCGCGGTTGCCACCGTGCCCGGCGTCGAGCGTGTGACGACGGCTGCCAACGGCGAGGAAGTCCTCCGCCGCTGGGGCGCCGACCGCTCCGACCTGATTCTGATGGATGTACGGATGCCCGGGCTGGGCGGTGTGGAGACGGTCCGTCGACTGCTCTCGGCCGACCCCGGCGCCCGCATCATCATGCTGACGGTCGCCGAGGACCTGGACGGCGTGGCCCTCGCGGTCGCCGCCGGCGCCCGTGGGTACCTGCACAAGGACGCCTCGCGCGCCGAACTGCGGGCCACGGTCACCCAGGCCCTCGCCGACCCGACCTGGCGACTGGCCCCGCGCCGGCTCCGCTCGGCCGAGATGGGCGCCGCGCCCACGCTCACCGCGCGCGAGATCCAGGTCCTGGAGGGCATGAGCCACGGCCGGTCCAACGCGGAGATCGGGCGCGAGCTCTTCCTCTCCGAGGACACGGTCAAGACGCACGCCCGCCGGCTGTTCAAGAAGCTCGGCGCCTCGGACCGGGCGCACGCGGTGGCACTCGGTTTCCGCTGGGGTCTGGTCCGCTGA
- a CDS encoding WhiB family transcriptional regulator: MADFSRLPGPNADLWDWQLLAACRGVDSSLFFHPEGERGAARSAREASAKEVCMRCPVRSECAAHALAVREPYGVWGGLTEDEREELMGRARHRLIPASSAIGPIAPN, encoded by the coding sequence ATGGCAGATTTCTCCCGCCTCCCCGGACCGAACGCCGACCTCTGGGACTGGCAGCTGCTAGCCGCCTGCCGCGGGGTCGACAGCTCTCTCTTCTTCCACCCGGAAGGCGAGCGGGGCGCGGCCAGGAGCGCGCGCGAGGCCTCGGCTAAAGAGGTCTGCATGAGATGCCCGGTGCGTTCGGAATGCGCCGCGCACGCACTCGCCGTCCGAGAGCCCTACGGGGTGTGGGGCGGCCTCACCGAGGACGAGCGCGAGGAACTGATGGGCCGGGCCCGGCATCGCCTGATCCCCGCGTCGAGTGCGATCGGACCGATCGCGCCGAACTGA
- a CDS encoding LysR family transcriptional regulator, translating to MIEARHLRVLRAVAGTGSFSAAARELGCTQPAVSQQMKALEQSAGTPLLIRTGREMRLTQAGEALVRHAAGILAGLTAAEEEVAAIAGLRAGRVRLVSFPSGSSTLVPTALAAMRAEHPGTRISLVEAEPPRSVEMLREGDCDLALAFRYGGADHSAAEWDDLVVRPLLTDRLVGLVPEGHRLAGAERVGMAELADEPWIAGCPRCRRHLVDVCEGAGFTPRIDFATDDYPAVVGLVGAGLGVAVLPELAVESVRAKGVSTVAVEPAVEREVVALTLPDLARVPAVAATLAELERAAAR from the coding sequence GTGATCGAAGCACGCCATCTCCGGGTTCTGCGCGCCGTCGCCGGGACCGGGTCCTTCTCCGCCGCCGCCCGCGAGCTCGGCTGCACCCAGCCCGCCGTCTCCCAGCAGATGAAGGCGCTGGAGCAGTCGGCCGGCACCCCGCTGCTCATCCGCACCGGTCGCGAGATGCGGCTGACCCAGGCGGGAGAGGCCCTGGTCCGCCATGCCGCGGGGATCCTGGCCGGGCTGACCGCCGCCGAGGAGGAGGTCGCGGCCATCGCGGGGCTGCGCGCGGGCCGGGTCCGGCTCGTGTCCTTCCCCAGCGGCAGCTCCACGCTGGTGCCGACCGCGCTCGCGGCGATGCGCGCCGAGCACCCCGGGACCCGCATCTCGCTGGTCGAGGCGGAGCCGCCGCGTTCGGTGGAGATGCTGCGCGAGGGCGACTGCGACCTGGCGCTGGCCTTCCGCTACGGCGGGGCGGACCATTCCGCCGCGGAGTGGGACGACCTCGTGGTGCGGCCGCTGCTGACCGACCGGCTCGTCGGGCTGGTCCCGGAGGGGCACAGGCTGGCCGGGGCGGAGCGCGTGGGCATGGCGGAGCTGGCGGACGAACCCTGGATCGCGGGCTGTCCGCGCTGCCGCCGCCACTTGGTGGACGTGTGCGAGGGTGCGGGCTTCACCCCGCGCATCGACTTCGCCACCGACGACTACCCGGCGGTGGTCGGCCTGGTCGGCGCGGGGCTGGGCGTGGCGGTACTGCCCGAGCTCGCGGTGGAGTCCGTACGGGCCAAGGGCGTGAGCACGGTGGCGGTGGAGCCGGCCGTCGAGCGCGAGGTCGTGGCGCTGACCCTGCCCGACCTGGCCCGGGTGCCGGCCGTGGCCGCGACCCTGGCCGAGCTGGAGCGGGCGGCCGCGCGCTGA
- a CDS encoding MOSC domain-containing protein has product MQLISVNLGRATAVDYTDAEGGMTGIGKRPVPGPVRVVAPGPKATGLGSGLEGDVVCDRRHHGGDHQAVYAYAREDLDLWERLLGRELPCGLFGENFTTSGIDLNTARIGDRWQVGADLVLEVASARIPCRTFQGAMGETGWVKRFTQEARPGAYLRVIEEGSLSPGDPIRIVHRPDHDVTVQLWFRAFTTERELLPLTLAAGEAMEPKARERVRLYVEKYGAGAGAR; this is encoded by the coding sequence ATGCAATTGATCTCTGTGAACCTCGGTCGCGCCACGGCCGTCGACTACACCGACGCGGAGGGCGGGATGACGGGCATCGGCAAGCGTCCCGTGCCCGGACCGGTCCGCGTCGTCGCCCCGGGCCCCAAGGCCACCGGCCTCGGCAGCGGCCTGGAGGGTGACGTCGTCTGCGACCGGCGCCATCACGGCGGCGACCACCAGGCCGTCTACGCGTACGCCCGCGAGGACCTGGACCTGTGGGAGCGCCTGCTGGGCCGCGAGCTGCCCTGCGGGCTCTTCGGCGAGAACTTCACCACCTCCGGCATTGACCTGAACACCGCGCGGATCGGCGACCGCTGGCAGGTCGGCGCGGACCTCGTCCTCGAAGTGGCCTCGGCCCGCATCCCGTGCCGGACCTTCCAGGGGGCCATGGGCGAGACCGGCTGGGTCAAGCGGTTCACCCAGGAGGCCCGGCCGGGTGCGTATCTGCGGGTGATCGAGGAGGGTTCGCTCTCCCCCGGCGACCCGATCCGGATCGTCCACCGCCCGGACCACGACGTGACGGTCCAGCTGTGGTTCCGCGCCTTCACCACCGAGCGGGAGCTGCTGCCGCTCACCCTGGCCGCGGGCGAGGCGATGGAGCCGAAGGCCCGCGAGCGGGTTCGCCTGTACGTGGAGAAGTACGGGGCGGGGGCCGGGGCGAGGTAG
- a CDS encoding SDR family NAD(P)-dependent oxidoreductase, with protein MTTALITGSTAGIGAAFARRLAAQGHNLVLVARDAKRLGEQATELHDRHGIEAEVLAADLSTEEGIAAVEKRLGDRTHPVDLLVNNAGFGNKGRYLEVSMADELTMLKVHIEAVLRLTSAATESMRSRGRGGVINVASVAAFVPRGTYGASKAWVVQFTQGAARDLGGSGVRLMALCPGFVRTEFHQRAGMGTDNIPGWMWLDADKLVAAALADLARGKTVSIPDPRYKALMGVVKLTPRGLLGGVSSRTGRKYGPQ; from the coding sequence ATGACGACTGCGTTGATTACGGGATCCACGGCGGGCATCGGCGCCGCCTTCGCCCGGCGGCTGGCCGCCCAGGGGCACAATCTGGTGCTGGTGGCACGCGATGCGAAGCGGCTCGGCGAGCAGGCCACCGAGCTCCACGACCGGCACGGCATCGAAGCCGAGGTGCTGGCCGCCGACCTCTCCACGGAGGAGGGCATCGCAGCGGTCGAGAAGCGCCTCGGCGACCGCACCCACCCGGTGGACCTGCTGGTCAACAACGCGGGCTTCGGCAACAAGGGCCGCTACCTCGAAGTCTCCATGGCCGACGAGCTGACCATGCTGAAGGTGCACATCGAGGCGGTCCTGCGGCTGACCTCCGCGGCCACGGAATCGATGCGCTCGCGCGGCCGCGGCGGCGTGATCAACGTGGCCTCGGTGGCCGCCTTCGTACCGCGCGGCACGTACGGGGCGAGCAAGGCCTGGGTCGTGCAGTTCACCCAGGGCGCGGCGCGGGACCTGGGCGGGTCCGGGGTGCGGCTGATGGCGCTGTGCCCCGGCTTCGTCCGGACGGAGTTCCACCAGCGGGCCGGCATGGGCACGGACAACATCCCCGGCTGGATGTGGCTGGACGCCGACAAGCTGGTGGCGGCGGCCCTGGCCGACCTGGCCCGCGGGAAGACGGTGTCGATCCCGGACCCGCGGTACAAGGCGCTGATGGGCGTGGTGAAGCTGACGCCGCGCGGACTGCTGGGCGGGGTGTCCTCGCGCACGGGCCGCAAGTACGGCCCCCAGTAG
- a CDS encoding ester cyclase, producing the protein MTFVQVIDYETRRFDEMNALIDRWAEQSSGRRTATHTMIGQDREARNHYVDMVEFASYEEAMKNSHLPETDRMFQEMVALCEGMPKFMNLDVVRDEHLNKQLVNRVFEEAAMAGKMSALDECFATNYINHDASRAESTVVGREAMKSDMETWRAAFDMTFEPTAQLAEGDMVTTVWNWTGTHKGSFMGVAPTGKTYYMSGSTTFRCLEGEIIEGWWHYNPGALQQQMGGTGSPYGT; encoded by the coding sequence ATGACATTCGTACAAGTGATCGATTACGAGACCAGGCGGTTCGACGAGATGAACGCGCTCATCGACCGCTGGGCGGAGCAGAGCAGCGGCAGGCGCACCGCCACTCACACGATGATCGGCCAGGACCGCGAGGCCCGGAACCACTACGTGGACATGGTGGAGTTCGCTTCGTACGAGGAGGCCATGAAGAACTCCCACCTCCCCGAGACGGACCGGATGTTCCAGGAGATGGTGGCCCTCTGCGAAGGCATGCCGAAGTTCATGAACCTCGACGTGGTCCGCGACGAGCACCTCAACAAGCAGCTCGTCAACCGGGTGTTCGAAGAAGCGGCCATGGCGGGGAAGATGAGCGCCCTCGACGAGTGCTTCGCGACGAACTACATCAACCACGACGCCAGCAGGGCGGAGTCCACCGTCGTCGGACGCGAGGCCATGAAGTCGGACATGGAGACGTGGCGCGCGGCCTTCGACATGACCTTCGAGCCGACGGCCCAGCTGGCCGAGGGCGACATGGTCACGACGGTGTGGAACTGGACCGGCACCCACAAGGGGTCGTTCATGGGAGTCGCACCGACCGGGAAGACGTACTACATGTCCGGGAGCACCACGTTCCGGTGCCTGGAGGGAGAGATCATCGAGGGTTGGTGGCACTACAACCCCGGAGCCCTGCAGCAGCAGATGGGCGGAACGGGTTCCCCGTACGGAACCTGA
- the groL gene encoding chaperonin GroEL (60 kDa chaperone family; promotes refolding of misfolded polypeptides especially under stressful conditions; forms two stacked rings of heptamers to form a barrel-shaped 14mer; ends can be capped by GroES; misfolded proteins enter the barrel where they are refolded when GroES binds) has protein sequence MAKILKFDEDARRALERGVNKLADTVKVTIGPKGRNVVIDKKFGAPTITNDGVTIAREVELDDPYENLGAQLVKEVATKTNDIAGDGTTTATVLAQALVREGLRNVAAGASPAALKKGIDAAVKAVSEELLATARPIEDKSDIAAVAALSAQDQQVGELIAEAMDKVGKDGVITVEESNTFGLELEFTEGMAFDKGYLSPYMVSDQERMEAVLDDPYILINQGKISSIQDLLPLLEKVIQAGASKPLLIIAEDVEGEALSTLVVNKIRGTFNAVAVKAPGFGDRRKAMLQDMATLTGATVIAEEVGLKLDQAGLDVLGSARRVTISKDDTTIVDGGGSHDEVLGRVNQIKAEIESTDSDWDREKLQERLAKLAGGVCVIKVGAATEVELKEKKHRLEDAISATRAAVEEGIVSGGGSALVHAVKVLEGNLGLSGDEATGVAVVRRAAVEPLRWIAENAGLEGYVITSKVAELDKGQGFNAATGEYGDLVKAGVIDPVKVTRSALENAASIASLLLTTETLVVEKPAEDEGDAGHGHGHGHSH, from the coding sequence ATGGCGAAGATCCTGAAGTTCGACGAGGACGCCCGTCGCGCCCTCGAGCGCGGCGTCAACAAGCTTGCCGACACGGTCAAGGTGACGATCGGCCCCAAGGGCCGCAACGTCGTCATCGACAAGAAGTTCGGCGCCCCCACCATCACCAACGACGGTGTCACCATCGCCCGCGAGGTCGAGCTGGACGACCCGTACGAGAACCTGGGCGCGCAGCTCGTGAAGGAGGTGGCGACCAAGACCAACGACATCGCGGGTGACGGCACCACCACCGCCACCGTGCTGGCCCAGGCGCTGGTCCGCGAGGGTCTGCGCAACGTCGCCGCGGGTGCTTCCCCGGCCGCCCTGAAGAAGGGCATCGACGCCGCGGTCAAGGCCGTGTCCGAGGAGCTCCTCGCGACCGCCCGCCCGATCGAGGACAAGTCCGACATCGCCGCCGTGGCCGCGCTCTCCGCGCAGGACCAGCAGGTCGGCGAGCTCATCGCCGAGGCGATGGACAAGGTCGGCAAGGACGGTGTCATCACCGTCGAGGAGTCCAACACCTTCGGCCTGGAGCTGGAGTTCACCGAGGGCATGGCCTTCGACAAGGGCTACCTCTCGCCGTACATGGTCTCCGACCAGGAGCGCATGGAGGCCGTCCTCGACGACCCGTACATCCTGATCAACCAGGGCAAGATCTCCTCGATCCAGGACCTGCTGCCGCTGCTGGAGAAGGTCATCCAGGCCGGCGCCTCCAAGCCGCTGCTGATCATCGCCGAGGACGTCGAGGGCGAGGCGCTCTCCACCCTCGTCGTCAACAAGATCCGCGGCACCTTCAACGCGGTGGCCGTCAAGGCCCCCGGCTTCGGTGACCGTCGCAAGGCGATGCTCCAGGACATGGCCACCCTCACCGGTGCCACCGTCATCGCCGAAGAGGTCGGCCTCAAGCTCGACCAGGCCGGTCTGGACGTACTGGGCTCCGCCCGCCGCGTGACCATCTCCAAGGACGACACCACCATCGTCGACGGTGGCGGCAGCCACGACGAGGTCCTCGGTCGCGTCAACCAGATCAAGGCCGAGATCGAGTCGACCGACTCGGACTGGGACCGCGAGAAGCTGCAGGAGCGCCTGGCGAAGCTCGCCGGTGGCGTCTGCGTCATCAAGGTCGGCGCCGCCACCGAGGTGGAGCTCAAGGAGAAGAAGCACCGTCTCGAGGACGCCATCTCGGCGACCCGCGCCGCGGTCGAGGAGGGCATCGTCTCCGGCGGTGGCTCCGCGCTCGTCCACGCCGTGAAGGTCCTCGAGGGCAACCTCGGCCTGTCGGGCGACGAGGCCACCGGTGTCGCGGTCGTGCGCCGCGCCGCCGTCGAGCCGCTGCGCTGGATCGCCGAGAACGCCGGTCTCGAGGGTTACGTCATCACCTCGAAGGTCGCCGAGCTCGACAAGGGCCAGGGCTTCAACGCCGCCACCGGCGAGTACGGCGACCTGGTCAAGGCCGGCGTCATCGACCCGGTGAAGGTCACCCGTTCCGCGCTGGAGAACGCCGCCTCCATCGCCTCCCTGCTGCTCACGACCGAGACCCTGGTCGTCGAGAAGCCGGCGGAGGACGAGGGCGACGCCGGTCACGGCCACGGTCACGGCCACAGCCACTGA
- the groES gene encoding co-chaperone GroES, whose protein sequence is MTTASSKVAIKPLEDRIVVQPLDAEQTTASGLVIPDTAKEKPQEGVVLAVGPGRFEDGQRLPLDVTVGDIVLYSKYGGTEVKYSGEEYLVLSARDVLAIVEK, encoded by the coding sequence GTGACGACCGCCAGCTCCAAGGTTGCCATCAAGCCGCTTGAGGACCGCATTGTGGTCCAGCCGCTCGACGCCGAGCAGACCACGGCCTCCGGCCTGGTCATCCCGGACACCGCGAAGGAGAAGCCCCAGGAGGGCGTCGTCCTCGCGGTGGGCCCGGGTCGCTTCGAAGACGGCCAGCGTCTCCCGCTGGACGTCACCGTCGGCGACATCGTGCTGTACAGCAAGTACGGCGGCACCGAAGTGAAGTACAGCGGCGAGGAGTACCTCGTCCTCTCGGCTCGCGACGTGCTCGCGATCGTCGAGAAGTAA
- a CDS encoding response regulator transcription factor encodes MRILVVEDEEGLAESLRRGLSADGHRVDVAHDGHRGLDLALAGGPYDVVLLDLMLPGPSGHAICTRMRAHGDTTPVLMLTARDGEYDEAEGLDSGADDYLTKPFSFVVLAARIRALARRAGTPDRGTLQAGDLVLDPQGRRCRRGDRDIELTARELGVLACLMEQPGRAVAKQDILDEVWDTPHGVDPNIVEVYVSSLRKKIDAPFGRRSIRTVHGTGYRMAPDGG; translated from the coding sequence GTGCGCATCCTCGTGGTCGAAGACGAAGAAGGCCTCGCCGAATCCCTGCGGCGCGGCCTCTCCGCCGACGGGCACCGCGTCGACGTCGCCCACGACGGCCACCGCGGGCTCGACCTCGCCCTCGCCGGCGGCCCGTACGACGTCGTCCTGCTCGACCTGATGCTCCCGGGTCCCAGCGGCCACGCGATCTGCACCCGCATGCGCGCCCACGGCGACACCACCCCGGTCCTGATGCTCACCGCCCGCGACGGCGAGTACGACGAGGCCGAGGGCCTGGACTCCGGCGCCGACGACTACCTCACCAAGCCGTTCTCCTTCGTGGTCCTGGCCGCCCGGATCCGGGCCCTGGCCCGCCGCGCCGGCACCCCCGACCGCGGCACCCTGCAGGCCGGCGACCTCGTCCTGGACCCGCAGGGCCGTCGCTGCCGCCGCGGCGACCGGGACATCGAACTGACCGCCCGCGAACTGGGCGTCCTCGCCTGCCTGATGGAGCAGCCCGGCCGGGCCGTCGCCAAGCAGGACATCCTGGACGAGGTCTGGGACACCCCGCACGGCGTCGACCCGAACATCGTGGAGGTGTACGTCTCCTCGCTGCGCAAGAAGATCGACGCGCCCTTCGGTCGCCGCTCGATCCGCACCGTCCACGGGACCGGCTACCGGATGGCCCCCGACGGTGGTTAG
- a CDS encoding sensor histidine kinase yields MVSGIRARTAAAAALAMAAVLAGGGLWLHALLRANLLDNTTGRAELAARKVAAQLDNRTLPAGGRLPAPESGVDLVLVRDAAGRTVASTGDPKLTPDLGGAPLPGPGDDSRSAVLPPAHPGGERRAVVVVEAPGAHTVYAMTVLGDVDDATRAVAVGLLAGAPPLTGFAAALAWWVTGRALRPVSAIRSELAAVTASELDRRVPDPGGADEIAQLARTVNDTLDRLERSDARQRQFTADASHELRNPLAAVRSRLEVALAMDRPDRESVAAALADTERLQAIAADLLLLARLDGGPASAPRSEPVDLALLAAEDAARRGSSRIALRLDAQAPVPASGDPARLERALANLVDNALRYARAEVVVRAAAHDGWAVLEVTDDGPGIPEADRDRVFERFVRLDADRGRASGGTGLGLAIAREIARAHGGDVRALPAPAGGARLVLRIP; encoded by the coding sequence GTGGTTAGCGGCATCCGGGCGCGCACCGCCGCGGCCGCCGCACTCGCGATGGCCGCCGTCCTCGCCGGCGGCGGCCTGTGGCTGCACGCCCTGCTGCGGGCCAACCTCCTCGACAACACCACCGGCCGCGCCGAGCTCGCCGCCCGCAAGGTCGCCGCCCAGCTCGACAACCGGACCCTGCCGGCCGGTGGACGGCTGCCCGCACCCGAGAGCGGGGTGGACCTGGTCCTCGTACGGGACGCGGCCGGGCGCACGGTCGCCAGCACCGGCGACCCGAAGCTCACCCCCGACCTCGGCGGCGCCCCGCTGCCCGGCCCCGGTGACGACTCCCGGTCGGCCGTGCTCCCGCCGGCGCACCCCGGCGGGGAACGGCGCGCGGTGGTCGTCGTCGAAGCGCCGGGGGCGCACACGGTCTACGCGATGACCGTGCTCGGCGACGTGGACGACGCGACCCGGGCCGTCGCGGTCGGGCTGCTGGCGGGGGCGCCCCCGCTGACCGGCTTCGCCGCGGCCCTGGCCTGGTGGGTGACCGGCCGCGCGCTGCGCCCGGTGAGCGCGATCCGCTCCGAACTGGCGGCGGTCACGGCGAGCGAGCTGGACCGGCGGGTTCCGGACCCGGGCGGGGCGGACGAGATCGCGCAGCTGGCCCGGACCGTCAACGACACCCTGGACCGGCTGGAGCGTTCCGACGCCCGGCAGCGGCAGTTCACCGCGGACGCCTCCCACGAGCTGCGCAACCCGCTGGCCGCCGTCCGGTCCCGGCTGGAAGTCGCCCTCGCCATGGACCGCCCCGACCGGGAGTCGGTCGCGGCTGCGCTGGCCGACACCGAGCGGCTCCAGGCCATCGCGGCGGACCTGTTGCTGTTGGCCCGCCTCGACGGCGGACCGGCGTCGGCACCGCGGAGCGAGCCGGTGGACCTGGCCCTGCTGGCCGCGGAAGACGCGGCGCGGCGGGGTAGCTCGCGGATCGCGCTACGGCTGGACGCGCAGGCGCCCGTACCGGCCTCCGGGGACCCGGCGCGGCTGGAACGGGCCCTGGCCAACCTCGTGGACAACGCCCTGCGGTACGCCCGCGCGGAGGTGGTCGTACGGGCGGCGGCGCACGACGGATGGGCGGTGCTGGAGGTCACGGACGACGGCCCCGGCATCCCGGAGGCGGACCGGGACCGGGTCTTCGAACGCTTCGTACGGCTGGACGCGGACCGCGGCCGGGCCAGCGGCGGTACCGGGCTGGGCCTGGCCATCGCCCGGGAGATCGCGCGGGCGCACGGGGGCGACGTACGCGCGCTGCCGGCGCCCGCCGGGGGCGCGCGGCTGGTGCTGCGCATCCCGTAG
- a CDS encoding LCP family protein codes for MSAHRRKPTTRSRHRPARRRRLGRTLLVTGCALVALTGGGAWYLYRDLAAGIGSSKALEGAEKSAFGDSNILLMGLDSRRDQNGEKLPEEVLDKLHAGSSDIGGYNANTLILLHVPGDGGRAKAFSVPRDDFVDIPGHGKDKVKKAYGLAKEKKQEQLAARGVKDVRQLEREGREAGRAAQIETVRNFLGVPIDHFAELNLAGFYHLADALGGVPVCLNKAVKDTYSGADFPAGPQTLDGRQSLAFVRQRHGLDRGDLDRTKRQQAFLAGATKKLNSVGTFTDPAKLMKLIDAAKQDVVTDEGWDLLAFVKQAKNLSGGKVQFTTLPIEGFGRNHGEDINVVDDMKIKRLIAEQIGPEASADAGASGAASSPSAPLSAPLSASPWASPSTSPSSSPSSSPDAAPPPPSPSAPKEGGGVPCVD; via the coding sequence ATGAGCGCACACCGGAGGAAGCCGACGACCCGATCCCGCCACCGCCCGGCCCGCCGGCGGCGACTGGGCCGCACGCTGCTGGTCACCGGTTGTGCGCTGGTGGCCCTGACGGGGGGCGGCGCCTGGTACCTGTACCGCGACCTCGCCGCCGGCATCGGCAGCTCCAAGGCCCTCGAGGGCGCGGAGAAGTCCGCGTTCGGCGACAGCAACATCCTGCTCATGGGCCTGGACAGCCGCCGGGACCAGAACGGCGAGAAACTGCCGGAGGAGGTCCTCGACAAGCTGCACGCCGGCAGTTCGGACATCGGCGGCTACAACGCGAACACCCTGATCCTGCTGCACGTGCCCGGGGACGGCGGCCGGGCGAAGGCCTTCTCGGTGCCGCGCGACGACTTCGTCGACATACCCGGCCACGGCAAGGACAAGGTCAAGAAGGCGTACGGGCTGGCGAAGGAGAAGAAGCAGGAGCAGCTCGCCGCGCGGGGGGTCAAGGACGTCCGGCAGCTGGAGCGGGAGGGCCGGGAGGCGGGGCGCGCGGCACAGATCGAAACGGTGCGGAACTTCCTGGGGGTCCCGATCGATCACTTCGCCGAACTGAATCTGGCCGGTTTCTACCACCTCGCGGACGCGCTCGGCGGGGTACCGGTGTGCCTGAACAAGGCGGTCAAGGACACGTACTCGGGCGCCGACTTCCCGGCGGGCCCGCAGACGCTCGACGGCCGGCAGTCGCTCGCCTTCGTGCGGCAGCGGCACGGCCTGGACCGGGGTGACCTGGACCGGACCAAGCGCCAGCAGGCCTTTCTCGCGGGCGCGACGAAGAAGCTGAACTCGGTCGGGACCTTCACCGACCCGGCGAAGCTGATGAAACTGATCGACGCCGCCAAACAGGACGTGGTCACGGACGAAGGCTGGGATCTCCTGGCGTTCGTGAAGCAGGCGAAGAACCTGTCCGGCGGGAAGGTGCAATTCACGACACTTCCCATCGAAGGTTTCGGAAGGAACCATGGGGAGGACATCAACGTCGTAGATGATATGAAGATAAAGCGCCTCATTGCCGAACAGATCGGACCCGAAGCTTCCGCTGACGCCGGCGCATCGGGCGCCGCGTCCTCACCCTCGGCCCCTCTTTCGGCCCCTCTTTCGGCCTCTCCTTGGGCCTCTCCGTCGACCTCGCCCTCGTCCTCGCCCTCGTCCTCGCCCGACGCGGCACCCCCGCCGCCGTCCCCGTCCGCCCCCAAGGAGGGTGGCGGCGTCCCGTGCGTGGACTGA